From Daucus carota subsp. sativus chromosome 6, DH1 v3.0, whole genome shotgun sequence, the proteins below share one genomic window:
- the LOC108227582 gene encoding subtilisin-like protease SBT1.4, whose protein sequence is MEIHIPLIFLSLFLSSVSSDQSSFIIHVSKSQKPHIYTSHHHWYSSILASHPNSKHLYTYTHAVTGFSAALTPSQADSIRRLPGVISVLPDRVQHLHTTHTPTFLGLADNFGLWPNAEYADDVIIGVLDTGIWPERDSFSDEGLTPVPASWKGVCETADDFPASVCNNKIIGARAYYKGYLTNSKLIQSNEKLSVRDTEGHGTHTASTAAGSVVHDAGFYEYARGEARGMAIKARIAAYKICWTNGCYDSDILAAMDQAIEDGVHIISLSVGATGYAPEYDRDSIAIGAFGAAQNGVVVSCSAGNSGPGPYTAVNIAPWIITVGASTIDREFPADVVLGDGRIFGGVSLYSGDGLGDVQIPLIYGDDCGDRYCYSGYLDPEKVKGKIVICDRGGNARVEKGSAVKIAGGVGMIHANTEENGEELLADSHLIPATMVGQAAGAKIRAYSRSDKNPTATITFKGTVIGNSPSAPRVAAFSSRGPNHLTAEILKPDVIGPGVNILAGWTGYTSPTDLDIDPRRVAFNIISGTSMSCPHVSGLAALLRKAYPKWSPAAIKSALMTTAYNVDNTGANITDLATGVESTPFVHGAGHVEPNRALDPGLVYDIDVSHYVAFLCSIGYTPKRIAVFVGDDKVDCSVENLGGSPGNLNYPSFAVVFDDGNEVKYKRVVKNVGSNVNAVYEVKVSAPPGVGVSVVPSKLEFSATTEALSYEVTFTSTVAAAVGSKAFGSIVWTDGVHLVRSPVAVSWSTNSAASVASM, encoded by the coding sequence ATGGAGATTCACATTCCTCTCATCTTCCTCTCCTTATTTCTCTCTTCAGTCTCCTCCGATCAATCCTCCTTCATAATCCACGTCTCCAAGTCCCAGAAGCCACACATCTACACTTCCCACCACCACTGGTACTCCTCCATTCTCGCCTCCCACCCGAACTCCAAGCATCTCTACACTTACACCCACGCCGTCACCGGATTCTCCGCCGCGCTCACTCCCTCCCAGGCCGACAGTATTCGCCGCCTGCCAGGTGTCATTTCAGTACTCCCTGACCGCGTCCAGCATCTCCACACCACTCATACTCCCACCTTTCTCGGCCTCGCCGATAATTTCGGCCTCTGGCCTAACGCCGAGTACGCCGATGACGTCATCATCGGAGTTCTCGACACCGGTATCTGGCCGGAGCGTGACAGCTTCAGTGACGAAGGACTCACGCCGGTGCCGGCCAGCTGGAAAGGCGTCTGCGAGACGGCGGATGATTTTCCGGCCTCCGTTTGTAATAACAAGATCATAGGAGCCAGGGCGTATTATAAAGGATATTTAACTAACTCTAAATTGATTCAGAGTAATGAGAAGCTTTCTGTAAGAGACACCGAAGGTCATGGAACTCATACTGCCTCAACTGCTGCCGGATCTGTTGTACACGACGCTGGTTTTTACGAGTACGCGAGAGGCGAGGCGAGAGGAATGGCGATTAAGGCCAGGATTGCGGCTTATAAGATCTGTTGGACTAATGGATGTTATGATTCCGATATTTTAGCAGCTATGGATCAGgcaattgaagatggagtgcACATCATATCATTGTCTGTTGGAGCTACTGGCTATGCTCCGGAGTATGATCGTGATTCGATTGCCATAGGTGCGTTTGGTGCTGCTCAAAACGGTGTCGTTGTGTCGTGTTCTGCGGGTAATTCAGGTCCTGGTCCGTACACGGCTGTGAATATTGCGCCGTGGATAATCACCGTCGGTGCTTCCACGATTGACAGGGAGTTTCCGGCTGATGTGGTGCTAGGAGACGGGAGGATCTTCGGCGGAGTGTCGCTTTACTCTGGAGATGGTCTTGGAGACGTGCAGATTCCGTTGATTTATGGGGATGATTGTGGAGATAGATATTGTTATAGTGGATATTTGGATCCTGAGAAAGTCAAGGGCAAAATTGTGATTTGTGACCGGGGAGGCAATGCGAGGGTGGAGAAAGGAAGTGCTGTGAAAATTGCTGGTGGAGTTGGAATGATTCATGCGAATACGGAAGAGAATGGCGAAGAGCTTTTAGCGGATTCGCATTTGATTCCGGCTACTATGGTTGGTCAGGCTGCTGGAGCGAAGATCAGAGCTTATTCCAGATCGGATAAGAATCCAACGGCTACCATTACTTTTAAAGGAACGGTTATTGGAAACTCACCTTCAGCACCGCGTGTGGCGGCGTTCTCCAGCCGTGGACCGAATCATTTGACCGCGGAGATTCTTAAGCCGGATGTGATCGGACCTGGTGTTAACATTTTGGCAGGTTGGACTGGGTACACTAGTCCAACTGATTTGGATATTGATCCAAGACGAGTAGCGTTTAATATTATATCTGGCACGTCGATGTCGTGCCCTCATGTGAGTGGATTGGCTGCTTTGCTTCGCAAGGCCTACCCGAAGTGGAGTCCAGCTGCTATCAAATCGGCTCTGATGACAACGGCTTATAATGTGGATAATACCGGTGCAAATATCACTGATCTTGCCACTGGTGTGGAGTCAACTCCGTTTGTCCATGGAGCAGGACACGTGGAGCCAAACAGAGCTCTTGATCCGGGGTTGGTTTATGATATTGATGTTAGTCACTATGTGGCGTTCTTGTGTTCTATTGGATATACTCCGAAGAGGATTGCAGTGTTTGTGGGTGATGATAAAGTGGATTGCAGTGTGGAGAATTTGGGTGGTAGTCCCGGGAACTTGAATTACCCATCTTTCGCGGTGGTGTTTGATGATGGTAATGAAGTTAAGTACAAAAGAGTTGTGAAGAATGTAGGAAGCAATGTAAATGCTGTTTATGAGGTGAAGGTGAGTGCTCCTCCTGGCGTGGGAGTGAGTGTGGTACCGAGTAAGCTTGAGTTCAGTGCGACGACTGAAGCACTGTCGTATGAGGTTACATTCACCAGTACAGTCGCAGCAGCAGTTGGCAGTAAAGCATTTGGTTCAATTGTGTGGACAGATGGTGTTCACCTTGTCAGGAGCCCAGTTGCGGTTTCCTGGAGCACAAACTCTGCAGCATCGGTAGCTTCCATGTAA